A part of Crassostrea angulata isolate pt1a10 chromosome 5, ASM2561291v2, whole genome shotgun sequence genomic DNA contains:
- the LOC128182945 gene encoding uncharacterized protein LOC128182945: MKELASIEQSLNRIGGKQYSELPVSDYLSFKFVYPDYMDITNASLALFDAEPEEQDDEDNKSRIVVVYLDKEMTFEMLKEITSTTTLPVTLGEDVYLCVAVHSDHFLQDCNTLESIMATFLGRRPIVLDADTEMKQLYARFKRLSRQVLNKIENLYQNVVMEYGEEKTNVQVVAKRLSKLRQLNNPKKIKGIKDASFETKDELSSLREKGLIGYTMENETLVLCFNIRPFNQISEDSMILNNIKREFPKTKVIYVRKLYSLHNGITSGEKLHPLRNKPDRYGTVGMIGSFRPKTGEKSTMCCISSPHVISADETAFFKDAEVLLGTCIWPQAVPNHEVNVQDISVISLEKRIHICRRQSGEVKLFKDSDRHRLDKRKVFKFGATTDETMGFVCKTDFVLELGETPINVFLIEPYEKSNEESTFSKPGDSGAVVLTKFGQRVEAFSMIFAGDVNIPEVAKNNTIAIELKHAVDKFEHSHGTILKLNTL, from the exons ATGAAAGAACTCGCAAGCATTGAACAGTCCCTTAACCGTATTGGTGGAAAACAATATTCGGAACTCCCTGTATCTGATTATTTGtcctttaaatttgtttatccAGATTATATGGACATAACAAATGCATCACTGGCCCTGTTTGATGCGGAACCAG AAGAACAAGATGATGAAGACAATAAAAGTAGAATAGTTGTTGTTTATTTGGATAAAGAAATGACATTTGAAATG CTGAAGGAGATAACGAGTACTACAACATTGCCAGTGACACTCGGAGAAGACGTGTATCTTTGTGTCGCTGTCCATTCAGATCACTTTCTGCAAGACTGTAACACGCTTGAAAGTATAATGGCGACATTTCTTGGAAGGAGACCCATAGTTTTAGATGCAGATACTGAAATGAAACAACTTTACGCTAGATTTAAGAGATTATCAAGACAGGTTCTTAACAAAATAGAGAATCTGTATCAAAATGTAGTAATGGAGTACGGTGAAGAGAAAACAAATGTGCAGGTCGTAGCAAAACGACTTTCTAAACTGCGGCAATTGAACAACCCCAAAAAGATCAAAGGAATTAAGGATGCATCTTTTGAAACAAAAGATGAGTTATCAAG tTTAAGAGAGAAAGGGCTAATAGGATATACTATGGAGAATGAGACTCTTGTTTTATGCTTTAACATAAGGCCGTTTAACCAAATTTCCGAAGATAGCATGATTCTAAACAACATCAAACGGGAATTTCCTAAGACAAAAGTTATTTACGTACGCAAATTGTATTCTCTCCACAACGGAATTACGTCTGGTGAAAAGTTGCATCCGCTTAGAAATAAACCAGACCGTTATGGAACTGTGGGAATGATAGGTTCTTTTCGCCCCAAAACTGGTGAAAAATCAACAATGTGTTGTATTTCAAGTCCACATGTCATCTCTGCTGACGAGACAGCTTTTTTCAAAGATGCAGAAGTACTACTTGGAACTTGTATTTGGCCTCAAGCTGTTCCAAACCACGAAGTAAATGTGCAAGATATTTCTGTCATTTCTTTAGAAAAACGTATTCATATTTGTAGAAGACAATCGggagaagttaaactatttaaaGATTCGGACCGTCATCGATTAGATAAAAGAAAAGTGTTCAAATTCGGAGCCACCACGGATGAAACGATGGGATTTGTATGCAAAACAGATTTTGTTTTAGAGTTAGGTGAAACACCAATCAATGTGTTTTTAATAGAACCATATGAAAAAAGCAACGAAGAATCAACATTTTCTAAACCCGGTGACAGTGGTGCCGTTGTCCTGACAAAATTTGGTCAACGTGTTGAAGCTTTTTCCATGATCTTTGCTGGCGATGTTAACATCCCAGAGGTTGCTAAAAATAACACCATTGCTATAGAGTTGAAGCACGCCGTAGACAAATTCGAACACTCTCATGGTACAATTCTTAAACTGAATACTCTGTAA
- the LOC128182946 gene encoding uncharacterized protein LOC128182946 isoform X2, which yields MDVQEQFSRARFATVVVGTKMLQLIFEKLKDDFCVHAKIKEILKVKDFHPLSMNFMDLYDLCTKDLVKKLHPSTNWNASVNPQDVLLGDDIKRIKKLLHIFSETESELLEYRKTHDDICKALNDIIKRFFNSEREDFSRIFQDIMHRLIIDEINADLQTIFCKGISAHILQKYTTAPAKPEACRNREQNEKSLYSRHHVNVTEKECPSKNNRMKNTTSKVSTDAFPECDSHWQKEMTAMKENMPPRIATEIKERSKPSSSSENISTKSFIKKQIFFDFVPPPLNYFEYTMNELYNIEKSLNRVIKPDCLKPSVSKYMSFSFVYGNHMNVTKASLALFDAEPEEKEEDGNESGINVVYLDKDMTFEMLEEITSNQSLPVLTSVHVCLVVHSEHLLRDRNKLRKIIKPLVGRRLKVLDANCDMEKLYERFTNLSMRVIKIVEGLCPEAKELDYILPDVKERFVKLRQLNNPPKVKKIKKPTLKMRRALSRLREKGLLGYTMENNTLILCVESSSNPLSKDRIPKIIKDEFESININVMEKLFTVHYGITPGKKLHPEIHNAGKYGTLGMFGSLRSKKGGNSRRCCISSAHVVSGGQTTYIFNATVKLGSCIWPPPVQNHHINVQDISVIPIEANDIQISTLKGEVIVFDEADRQTLDRRKVFKYGATTDKTEGFICKTDFVLELGNPPINVFLIEPKNKSDEESRFSKPGDSGAVVFTKFGQRVHVFSMIFGGDVNIEGVAKNNSIAVELKYAINQFEKASDKILELDAL from the exons ATGGATGTGCAAGAGCAATTTTCACGAGCAAGATTTGCTACTGTAGTTGTCGGAACTAAAATGTTGCaattgatatttgaaaaacttaaagatgaTTTTTGTGTCCACGCAAAAATTAAAGAGATATTAAAAGTGAAAGATTTCCACCCACTTTCAATGAACTTCATGGACTTGTACGATTTGTGTACGAAGGATTTGGTGAAAAAATTGCATCCATCAACAAATTGGAACGCATCAGTTAATCCACAAGATGTTTTATTGGGTGACGATATCAAGAGaataaaaaagttattgcaTATTTTCAGTGAAACAGAATCTGAGTTGCTGGAGTacagaaaaacacatgatgatATTTGTAAAGCTCTTAATGATatcataaaaagatttttcaactcGGAAAGAGAAGATTTCTCAAGGATTTTTCAAGACATAATGCATCGTTTAATTATTGATGAGATCAACGCAGATTTACAAACCATTTTCTGCAAAG GTATTTCAGCTCATATTCTACAGAAGTATACAACTGCACCAGCAAAACCTGAGGCTTGCCGGAATCGTGAACAAAACGAAAAGTCATTATATTCTAGACATCATGTTAATGTTACTGAAAAAGAGTGCCCTTCAAAAAACAACCGGATGAAAAATACTACTAGTAAAGTATCCACAGACGCCTTTCCTGAATG TGACTCCCACTGGCAAAAGGAGATGACAG CGATGAAAGAAAATATGCCACCGAGAATAGCTACTGAAATCAAG GAAAGAAGTAAGCCGAGTTCTTCGTCTGAGAACATTTCTACAAAAAGTTTCATCAAGAAACAGatcttctttgattttgttcCACCGCCTCTCAATTATTTCGAGTATACTATGAACGAACTTTACAACATTGAAAAGTCCCTGAACCGAGTTATCAAACCAGATTGTTTGAAACCATcagtatcaaaatatatgtCCTTTTCATTTGTTTATGGGAATCATATGAATGTAACAAAAGCATCACTGGCCTTATTTGATGCAGAGCCAG aggaaaaagaagaagacgGCAATGAAAGTGGAATCAATGTTGTTTATCTGGACAAAGACATGACATTTGAAATG cTTGAAGAAATAACAAGCAACCAAAGTCTACCGGTGTTGACAAGTGTTCATGTGTGTTTAGTTGTGCATTCAGAACACTTGCTACGAGACCGTAACAAactaagaaaaataattaagcCATTAGTTGGAAGAAGACTTAAAGTACTAGATGCAAActgtgatatggaaaaactTTACGAAAGATTTACTAACTTATCAATGCGTGTCATTAAAATTGTAGAAGGTTTATGTCCAGAGGCAAAGGAGTTGGATTACATTCTACCAGATGTAAAAGAACGGTTTGTGAAACTTCGACAACTGAACAACCCTCCGAaagtcaaaaaaataaaaaaaccgaCTCTGAAAATGAGAAGGGCATTATCAAG ATTGAGAGAGAAGGGGTTGCTTGGATATACGATGGAAAACAATACTCTTATCCTTTGCgttgaaagctcatcaaatccACTTTCAAAAGACAGAATTCCAAAAATCATAAAAGATGAATTCGAATCTATAAACATTAATGTAATGGAAAAGTTATTTACTGTCCACTACGGTATAACACCCGGTAAAAAGTTGCATCCCGAGATACACAATGCCGGCAAATATGGAACCTTGGGAATGTTTGGTTCTTTGCGATCCAAAAAAGGAGGAAACTCAAGAAGATGTTGTATTTCTAGTGCACATGTAGTATCAGGTGGACAAAccacatatatttttaatgcaacAGTGAAACTCGGAAGCTGTATTTGGCCTCCACCTGTTCAAAACCATCACATTAATGTACAAGACATTTCAGTTATTCCTATAGAAGCAAATGATATCCAGATTTCTACACTGAAAGGTGAGGTTATTGTATTTGATGAGGCCGACCGTCAAACATTGGATAGAAGAAAAGTGTTTAAATATGGAGCAACCACAGATAAAACAGAAGGGTTTATTTGCAAAACTGATTTTGTTTTAGAGTTAGGTAATCCACCgataaatgtgtttttaatagaaccaaaaaacaaaagtgACGAGGAATCAAGGTTTTCAAAACCCGGGGACAGTGGTGCCGTTGTCTTTACAAAATTTGGCCAACGTGTTCATGTTTTTTCTATGATATTTGGTGGTGATGTCAACATCGAAGGAGTGGCAAAAAATAACTCTATTGCTGTTGAGCTTAAGTATGCAATTAATCAATTTGAAAAGGCCAGTGATAAAATTCTTGAACTGGATGCTTTGTAA
- the LOC128182946 gene encoding uncharacterized protein LOC128182946 isoform X1 produces MDVQEQFSRARFATVVVGTKMLQLIFEKLKDDFCVHAKIKEILKVKDFHPLSMNFMDLYDLCTKDLVKKLHPSTNWNASVNPQDVLLGDDIKRIKKLLHIFSETESELLEYRKTHDDICKALNDIIKRFFNSEREDFSRIFQDIMHRLIIDEINADLQTIFCKGISAHILQKYTTAPAKPEACRNREQNEKSLYSRHHVNVTEKECPSKNNRMKNTTSKVSTDAFPECDSHWQKEMTGIVLLITAMKENMPPRIATEIKERSKPSSSSENISTKSFIKKQIFFDFVPPPLNYFEYTMNELYNIEKSLNRVIKPDCLKPSVSKYMSFSFVYGNHMNVTKASLALFDAEPEEKEEDGNESGINVVYLDKDMTFEMLEEITSNQSLPVLTSVHVCLVVHSEHLLRDRNKLRKIIKPLVGRRLKVLDANCDMEKLYERFTNLSMRVIKIVEGLCPEAKELDYILPDVKERFVKLRQLNNPPKVKKIKKPTLKMRRALSRLREKGLLGYTMENNTLILCVESSSNPLSKDRIPKIIKDEFESININVMEKLFTVHYGITPGKKLHPEIHNAGKYGTLGMFGSLRSKKGGNSRRCCISSAHVVSGGQTTYIFNATVKLGSCIWPPPVQNHHINVQDISVIPIEANDIQISTLKGEVIVFDEADRQTLDRRKVFKYGATTDKTEGFICKTDFVLELGNPPINVFLIEPKNKSDEESRFSKPGDSGAVVFTKFGQRVHVFSMIFGGDVNIEGVAKNNSIAVELKYAINQFEKASDKILELDAL; encoded by the exons ATGGATGTGCAAGAGCAATTTTCACGAGCAAGATTTGCTACTGTAGTTGTCGGAACTAAAATGTTGCaattgatatttgaaaaacttaaagatgaTTTTTGTGTCCACGCAAAAATTAAAGAGATATTAAAAGTGAAAGATTTCCACCCACTTTCAATGAACTTCATGGACTTGTACGATTTGTGTACGAAGGATTTGGTGAAAAAATTGCATCCATCAACAAATTGGAACGCATCAGTTAATCCACAAGATGTTTTATTGGGTGACGATATCAAGAGaataaaaaagttattgcaTATTTTCAGTGAAACAGAATCTGAGTTGCTGGAGTacagaaaaacacatgatgatATTTGTAAAGCTCTTAATGATatcataaaaagatttttcaactcGGAAAGAGAAGATTTCTCAAGGATTTTTCAAGACATAATGCATCGTTTAATTATTGATGAGATCAACGCAGATTTACAAACCATTTTCTGCAAAG GTATTTCAGCTCATATTCTACAGAAGTATACAACTGCACCAGCAAAACCTGAGGCTTGCCGGAATCGTGAACAAAACGAAAAGTCATTATATTCTAGACATCATGTTAATGTTACTGAAAAAGAGTGCCCTTCAAAAAACAACCGGATGAAAAATACTACTAGTAAAGTATCCACAGACGCCTTTCCTGAATG TGACTCCCACTGGCAAAAGGAGATGACAG gAATAGTTTTATTAATTACAGCGATGAAAGAAAATATGCCACCGAGAATAGCTACTGAAATCAAG GAAAGAAGTAAGCCGAGTTCTTCGTCTGAGAACATTTCTACAAAAAGTTTCATCAAGAAACAGatcttctttgattttgttcCACCGCCTCTCAATTATTTCGAGTATACTATGAACGAACTTTACAACATTGAAAAGTCCCTGAACCGAGTTATCAAACCAGATTGTTTGAAACCATcagtatcaaaatatatgtCCTTTTCATTTGTTTATGGGAATCATATGAATGTAACAAAAGCATCACTGGCCTTATTTGATGCAGAGCCAG aggaaaaagaagaagacgGCAATGAAAGTGGAATCAATGTTGTTTATCTGGACAAAGACATGACATTTGAAATG cTTGAAGAAATAACAAGCAACCAAAGTCTACCGGTGTTGACAAGTGTTCATGTGTGTTTAGTTGTGCATTCAGAACACTTGCTACGAGACCGTAACAAactaagaaaaataattaagcCATTAGTTGGAAGAAGACTTAAAGTACTAGATGCAAActgtgatatggaaaaactTTACGAAAGATTTACTAACTTATCAATGCGTGTCATTAAAATTGTAGAAGGTTTATGTCCAGAGGCAAAGGAGTTGGATTACATTCTACCAGATGTAAAAGAACGGTTTGTGAAACTTCGACAACTGAACAACCCTCCGAaagtcaaaaaaataaaaaaaccgaCTCTGAAAATGAGAAGGGCATTATCAAG ATTGAGAGAGAAGGGGTTGCTTGGATATACGATGGAAAACAATACTCTTATCCTTTGCgttgaaagctcatcaaatccACTTTCAAAAGACAGAATTCCAAAAATCATAAAAGATGAATTCGAATCTATAAACATTAATGTAATGGAAAAGTTATTTACTGTCCACTACGGTATAACACCCGGTAAAAAGTTGCATCCCGAGATACACAATGCCGGCAAATATGGAACCTTGGGAATGTTTGGTTCTTTGCGATCCAAAAAAGGAGGAAACTCAAGAAGATGTTGTATTTCTAGTGCACATGTAGTATCAGGTGGACAAAccacatatatttttaatgcaacAGTGAAACTCGGAAGCTGTATTTGGCCTCCACCTGTTCAAAACCATCACATTAATGTACAAGACATTTCAGTTATTCCTATAGAAGCAAATGATATCCAGATTTCTACACTGAAAGGTGAGGTTATTGTATTTGATGAGGCCGACCGTCAAACATTGGATAGAAGAAAAGTGTTTAAATATGGAGCAACCACAGATAAAACAGAAGGGTTTATTTGCAAAACTGATTTTGTTTTAGAGTTAGGTAATCCACCgataaatgtgtttttaatagaaccaaaaaacaaaagtgACGAGGAATCAAGGTTTTCAAAACCCGGGGACAGTGGTGCCGTTGTCTTTACAAAATTTGGCCAACGTGTTCATGTTTTTTCTATGATATTTGGTGGTGATGTCAACATCGAAGGAGTGGCAAAAAATAACTCTATTGCTGTTGAGCTTAAGTATGCAATTAATCAATTTGAAAAGGCCAGTGATAAAATTCTTGAACTGGATGCTTTGTAA
- the LOC128182946 gene encoding uncharacterized protein LOC128182946 isoform X3: MDVQEQFSRARFATVVVGTKMLQLIFEKLKDDFCVHAKIKEILKVKDFHPLSMNFMDLYDLCTKDLVKKLHPSTNWNASVNPQDVLLGDDIKRIKKLLHIFSETESELLEYRKTHDDICKALNDIIKRFFNSEREDFSRIFQDIMHRLIIDEINADLQTIFCKGISAHILQKYTTAPAKPEACRNREQNEKSLYSRHHVNVTEKECPSKNNRMKNTTSKVSTDAFPECDSHWQKEMTGIVLLITAMKENMPPRIATEIKERSKPSSSSENISTKSFIKKQIFFDFVPPPLNYFEYTMNELYNIEKSLNRVIKPDCLKPSVSKYMSFSFVYGNHMNVTKASLALFDAEPEEKEEDGNESGINVVYLDKDMTFEMKVYVQRQRSWITFYQM, from the exons ATGGATGTGCAAGAGCAATTTTCACGAGCAAGATTTGCTACTGTAGTTGTCGGAACTAAAATGTTGCaattgatatttgaaaaacttaaagatgaTTTTTGTGTCCACGCAAAAATTAAAGAGATATTAAAAGTGAAAGATTTCCACCCACTTTCAATGAACTTCATGGACTTGTACGATTTGTGTACGAAGGATTTGGTGAAAAAATTGCATCCATCAACAAATTGGAACGCATCAGTTAATCCACAAGATGTTTTATTGGGTGACGATATCAAGAGaataaaaaagttattgcaTATTTTCAGTGAAACAGAATCTGAGTTGCTGGAGTacagaaaaacacatgatgatATTTGTAAAGCTCTTAATGATatcataaaaagatttttcaactcGGAAAGAGAAGATTTCTCAAGGATTTTTCAAGACATAATGCATCGTTTAATTATTGATGAGATCAACGCAGATTTACAAACCATTTTCTGCAAAG GTATTTCAGCTCATATTCTACAGAAGTATACAACTGCACCAGCAAAACCTGAGGCTTGCCGGAATCGTGAACAAAACGAAAAGTCATTATATTCTAGACATCATGTTAATGTTACTGAAAAAGAGTGCCCTTCAAAAAACAACCGGATGAAAAATACTACTAGTAAAGTATCCACAGACGCCTTTCCTGAATG TGACTCCCACTGGCAAAAGGAGATGACAG gAATAGTTTTATTAATTACAGCGATGAAAGAAAATATGCCACCGAGAATAGCTACTGAAATCAAG GAAAGAAGTAAGCCGAGTTCTTCGTCTGAGAACATTTCTACAAAAAGTTTCATCAAGAAACAGatcttctttgattttgttcCACCGCCTCTCAATTATTTCGAGTATACTATGAACGAACTTTACAACATTGAAAAGTCCCTGAACCGAGTTATCAAACCAGATTGTTTGAAACCATcagtatcaaaatatatgtCCTTTTCATTTGTTTATGGGAATCATATGAATGTAACAAAAGCATCACTGGCCTTATTTGATGCAGAGCCAG aggaaaaagaagaagacgGCAATGAAAGTGGAATCAATGTTGTTTATCTGGACAAAGACATGACATTTGAAATG AAGGTTTATGTCCAGAGGCAAAGGAGTTGGATTACATTCTACCAGATGTAA